In Ferrimicrobium sp., a single window of DNA contains:
- a CDS encoding AAA family ATPase produces MRLQRLKMMGFKSFADSVTIEFDAGVTAIVGPNGSGKSNVVDALAWVLGAQSPRLLRLAKMEELIYAGGDGRQPLGRAEVTIEFDNGDHQVALPMAEIAMSRVITRAGDTQYRLNGAQCRLVDLVDTLSEANLGKTQHVIISQGEIESLANAKGDELRGVLEDAAQVTTLRRRLNQSQRHVESVTQSLHEVSVKERELRRRIKPLRAQVSLYEQRAELTKRRDAVALWVLRRRLEDYRAQAQQAEEELAKVAARLSELQEPQGDTQERPSMLEPLLLRLRATRQEAADLRGEVLAAMSPLTELEARIVRSDAELTMMSDEIGRIEASKRDVIRRIDALEHEGEALQAQRVELGVERHHFDEEAPARPVELEAQVAELRGRRSHLLAEQRRRSAEEQRRRTEEESRQQRWARASARVDAIEAERKEREAELAKVVLARQDLAAGLDPQRLELANAREELTEASGRERELQGQLRALGSQVNSLLKLAGSDAATSLGQTLVPRDGLAQAVAGVLGELSDAHVYDTIDELLAALDAQQRDSFVGYVPVSGGSDDASIFLEQAPSWLGPRFHGVRLVESVLAHLRQGDYEGTMVDRSGTIYREGLLRVGASQRAVAQLQLATHQRELAELMCESQEMVAQVSTTRSRVKTLQESLAAAEAQVDTLARQEAQIASRLASLGSEAGTLAVELEFLQDSPQDAEEEFLDVDAELAQIDAQLGVATAQLEERRQTMQAYENKRGELERRDVSIRLKAADLAAQSKAASERLTEFEARETALQQRVERVGQHQVAPLARVRALLGQLGSLADQLREQGNLLRPLEDRVTTARAEEEREYALAKERQALRALERENLANLRLHHATEESRLRSRLLTEEEAAQRATGMPLAHIRQAVLPEGIAPTVAEAILVELEGQITQVGQVNSLAALELAELEEELERFRVETTDVREAHEQAQRAFVLLENEMSARIGAMIAEVTVEFDRLMERLFRGGSGAVLLDDPEAPLTSPISLDIKIPAKRVRRLGLLSGGERSLVSLAFLFAVLKVRPVPFVVLDEVEAALDDKNLSAFATLIEDVSRDCQVIVVTHQRRTMEVAAVLIGISMSPRGSSTVVRHVLTDAPQDYIEGEFPDVG; encoded by the coding sequence GTGAGACTCCAGCGACTTAAGATGATGGGTTTTAAATCCTTCGCTGACTCGGTCACGATCGAGTTTGATGCAGGGGTGACCGCGATTGTAGGACCGAATGGTTCTGGTAAGTCCAATGTTGTTGACGCATTGGCGTGGGTTCTTGGAGCGCAGAGCCCGCGGTTGCTGCGGCTGGCAAAGATGGAGGAGCTGATCTACGCCGGTGGCGATGGCCGCCAGCCGCTGGGGCGTGCTGAGGTGACCATCGAGTTTGACAATGGGGACCATCAGGTAGCGTTACCGATGGCTGAGATTGCGATGAGTCGCGTGATCACCCGCGCTGGTGATACCCAATATCGGCTCAATGGCGCGCAGTGCCGTCTGGTGGATCTGGTTGACACGCTGAGCGAGGCGAATCTCGGTAAGACCCAGCACGTGATTATCTCTCAGGGGGAGATCGAGTCACTCGCTAACGCGAAAGGGGACGAGCTCCGCGGAGTTCTTGAGGATGCGGCGCAGGTGACCACGCTCCGTCGGCGATTGAACCAGTCGCAGCGCCATGTCGAGAGTGTGACCCAGAGTCTCCATGAGGTGTCGGTCAAGGAGAGGGAGTTGCGCCGTCGGATCAAGCCGTTACGTGCCCAGGTCTCGCTCTATGAACAACGAGCTGAGCTGACCAAGCGAAGGGATGCGGTCGCACTGTGGGTGCTCAGGCGACGGCTTGAGGACTACCGTGCACAGGCACAACAAGCTGAGGAGGAGCTCGCCAAGGTTGCCGCTCGGCTGAGCGAACTCCAGGAGCCTCAAGGTGACACCCAGGAGCGCCCTTCGATGCTGGAGCCGCTGCTCCTTCGCCTGCGGGCGACCCGGCAAGAGGCGGCTGACCTGCGTGGGGAGGTGCTCGCGGCGATGTCTCCGCTCACGGAGCTCGAGGCCAGGATCGTTCGAAGCGATGCGGAACTGACCATGATGAGCGATGAGATCGGCCGGATTGAGGCGTCCAAACGTGACGTGATCCGACGAATCGATGCACTTGAGCACGAAGGCGAGGCGCTCCAAGCACAACGCGTCGAGCTCGGGGTTGAACGACATCACTTTGATGAAGAGGCCCCCGCCCGCCCCGTTGAACTTGAGGCCCAGGTGGCCGAGCTGCGTGGTCGGCGGTCGCATCTGCTGGCGGAGCAGCGCCGACGATCCGCAGAAGAGCAGCGCCGCCGCACTGAGGAGGAGTCGCGCCAACAACGTTGGGCACGAGCGAGTGCCCGCGTCGATGCGATCGAGGCAGAACGCAAAGAGCGGGAGGCTGAACTCGCCAAGGTAGTGCTTGCGCGTCAAGATCTCGCCGCGGGTTTGGATCCCCAACGACTCGAGCTCGCCAACGCGCGAGAGGAGCTGACGGAGGCGAGTGGTCGGGAACGAGAATTACAGGGTCAGCTGCGCGCACTTGGCTCCCAGGTAAATTCGTTGCTCAAGCTTGCAGGGAGCGACGCGGCCACCTCGCTAGGTCAGACCCTCGTCCCCCGCGATGGACTCGCACAGGCCGTCGCAGGGGTGCTTGGGGAGCTCAGTGACGCCCACGTGTATGACACCATCGATGAACTACTCGCTGCCTTGGACGCCCAACAAAGGGATTCCTTTGTGGGCTATGTACCCGTGAGCGGTGGCTCCGATGATGCGTCGATCTTTCTCGAACAGGCGCCGAGCTGGCTGGGTCCGCGGTTTCATGGGGTTCGTTTGGTGGAGAGCGTGCTTGCGCACCTTCGCCAGGGCGACTACGAGGGGACGATGGTCGATCGGAGTGGGACCATCTATCGCGAGGGTCTGCTCCGCGTCGGTGCCTCCCAACGCGCGGTTGCGCAGTTGCAGCTGGCTACGCATCAGCGAGAACTAGCCGAGCTCATGTGTGAGAGCCAAGAGATGGTTGCACAGGTGAGCACGACCCGATCACGGGTCAAGACCCTGCAGGAATCGTTGGCAGCCGCTGAAGCCCAAGTGGATACGCTTGCCCGACAGGAGGCGCAGATTGCGAGCCGTCTGGCGAGCTTGGGTTCGGAGGCTGGAACACTCGCCGTCGAACTGGAGTTCTTGCAGGATAGTCCTCAGGACGCCGAAGAGGAGTTCCTCGATGTCGATGCAGAACTCGCCCAAATCGATGCACAACTCGGAGTCGCAACCGCGCAACTCGAAGAACGCCGACAGACAATGCAAGCGTACGAGAACAAGCGAGGAGAGCTTGAGCGTCGCGATGTGAGCATTCGTCTCAAAGCGGCGGACCTTGCCGCCCAATCCAAGGCTGCGAGTGAGCGACTCACGGAGTTCGAAGCACGAGAGACGGCTCTCCAGCAGCGCGTCGAGCGGGTTGGCCAGCACCAGGTGGCACCATTAGCGCGAGTGCGTGCGCTCCTTGGCCAGCTCGGTTCGCTCGCTGACCAACTCCGCGAACAGGGCAACCTTCTGCGCCCGCTCGAGGATCGAGTGACCACGGCGCGGGCCGAAGAGGAGCGAGAGTACGCACTTGCAAAGGAGCGACAGGCGCTTCGGGCGCTCGAGCGTGAAAACCTCGCCAATCTGCGGCTGCACCATGCCACCGAGGAGAGTCGGTTGCGGAGCCGGCTCCTCACCGAGGAGGAGGCGGCGCAGCGAGCGACAGGTATGCCACTGGCGCATATCCGTCAAGCGGTCTTGCCCGAGGGTATCGCACCAACGGTCGCTGAGGCGATTCTGGTGGAGCTCGAGGGTCAGATCACCCAGGTGGGCCAGGTGAATTCATTGGCAGCCTTGGAGCTAGCCGAACTCGAGGAGGAGCTGGAGCGGTTTCGTGTGGAGACCACTGACGTACGCGAGGCCCATGAGCAGGCACAGCGGGCGTTCGTCCTGCTCGAAAACGAGATGTCGGCTCGTATTGGTGCGATGATCGCTGAGGTCACGGTCGAGTTCGATCGACTGATGGAGCGCTTGTTTCGTGGAGGCAGCGGAGCGGTGCTCCTCGATGACCCAGAGGCCCCCTTGACGAGTCCGATCAGCCTCGACATCAAGATACCGGCCAAGCGCGTGCGCCGGCTCGGACTGCTCTCAGGCGGAGAACGATCGCTGGTGTCGTTGGCGTTCCTCTTTGCCGTGCTCAAAGTACGGCCAGTCCCTTTTGTGGTACTCGATGAGGTTGAGGCCGCTCTTGATGACAAAAATCTCTCTGCCTTTGCAACGTTGATCGAAGATGTGAGTCGCGACTGCCAGGTGATCGTGGTGACCCACCAACGCAGGACAATGGAGGTCGCGGCGGTGTTGATTGGAATATCGATGTCACCGCGGGGGTCCTCTACGGTCGTTCGCCATGTGCTCACCGATGCACCGCAAGACTATATCGAGGGTGAGTTTCCCGACGTTGGTTGA
- a CDS encoding acyl carrier protein, which translates to MSNPPTREEIFQVIRHQLAEILEISEDRISEGSSFVDDLDADSLALIELVEAIEGEFSKGEHQFRIEDDDLEDLRTMRDAVDYVVQVLGVSQ; encoded by the coding sequence GTGAGTAACCCACCAACGAGGGAAGAGATCTTCCAAGTCATTCGTCATCAACTCGCGGAGATACTGGAGATTAGTGAAGACCGCATCAGTGAGGGTTCTTCTTTTGTCGATGATCTCGATGCTGACTCGCTCGCTTTGATTGAGTTGGTTGAAGCGATCGAGGGTGAGTTCTCGAAAGGGGAACATCAGTTTCGCATTGAGGACGATGATCTTGAGGATCTTCGCACCATGCGTGATGCGGTCGACTATGTCGTCCAGGTACTCGGAGTTAGCCAGTAA
- the coaD gene encoding pantetheine-phosphate adenylyltransferase → MRRALFPGSFDPFHNGHLEVVERASRLFDEVVVAAMRNPQKAGPLFSLEERMELVRLAVEGMENVTVVALASLVVNLAREVEATVIVRGLRAVSDFEIELQMAQMNRELSGIDTLFVPTSSEYSYLSSKLIREVAAYGGNVASLVPKPVDAALRERNQRS, encoded by the coding sequence ATGAGGCGCGCGCTGTTTCCTGGGTCCTTTGATCCTTTCCACAACGGTCATCTTGAGGTCGTCGAACGGGCTAGCCGGCTCTTTGATGAGGTGGTGGTGGCCGCGATGCGCAACCCCCAAAAGGCGGGTCCTCTTTTTTCGCTTGAAGAACGGATGGAGCTCGTGCGGCTCGCCGTTGAGGGCATGGAGAACGTTACCGTTGTTGCACTGGCATCGTTAGTCGTCAACCTCGCTCGGGAAGTCGAAGCAACGGTGATTGTCCGAGGATTACGGGCCGTCTCAGATTTCGAGATCGAGCTCCAGATGGCCCAGATGAACCGGGAGCTCTCCGGCATCGACACCCTGTTTGTGCCAACCTCCTCAGAGTATTCGTACCTCTCATCGAAACTGATCAGAGAGGTGGCCGCCTATGGGGGTAATGTTGCGTCCTTGGTACCCAAGCCGGTTGATGCAGCCCTTCGCGAACGGAACCAACGATCGTGA
- the mutM gene encoding bifunctional DNA-formamidopyrimidine glycosylase/DNA-(apurinic or apyrimidinic site) lyase, with protein sequence MPELPEVETIRRQLAARIVGDVAETVARLGPRVLRRGDAMGVARMRPERVTRVDRAGKFLAICLENGSALVVHFGMSGYLRLSCGGELGRHTQFALTLASGRTLALVDPRTFGEVFLVHEWLPRWPYAPELNGLGIDLLGDPHRVAEHVTDRFNHTQRSVKTFIMDQKVMAGLGNMYADEVLYRVGIHPEERCAQMGNDRLWSLTSAIHQVLEEAIDAEGSTFMDRSYRNLEGVGRYYPSLLVYQRQQRRCLLCYTVIERLRYQGRYSHFCPKCQRRL encoded by the coding sequence GTGCCTGAACTGCCCGAGGTCGAGACCATCCGACGCCAGCTGGCGGCCAGGATAGTCGGTGATGTGGCAGAGACGGTTGCACGCTTAGGACCGAGGGTCCTGCGTCGTGGGGATGCGATGGGCGTTGCGCGGATGCGGCCCGAGCGGGTGACACGAGTCGACCGAGCGGGAAAATTTCTCGCAATCTGTCTGGAGAATGGATCAGCCCTCGTGGTTCATTTCGGCATGTCGGGTTACTTGCGCCTCAGCTGTGGCGGCGAGCTAGGGCGCCACACCCAGTTTGCTCTGACACTCGCGAGTGGGCGTACACTCGCTCTTGTCGACCCGAGAACCTTTGGTGAGGTGTTCCTGGTTCACGAGTGGCTCCCACGGTGGCCATATGCTCCGGAGCTGAATGGACTGGGAATCGATCTGCTCGGCGATCCCCATAGGGTGGCCGAACACGTCACCGATCGCTTCAACCACACCCAACGCTCGGTGAAGACCTTTATCATGGACCAGAAGGTGATGGCGGGACTTGGCAATATGTACGCAGACGAGGTGCTCTACCGAGTGGGTATCCACCCTGAAGAGCGCTGTGCCCAGATGGGGAACGACCGATTGTGGTCGTTGACCAGTGCGATTCACCAGGTGCTCGAGGAGGCGATTGACGCTGAGGGATCGACGTTCATGGATCGCAGCTATCGCAACCTTGAGGGGGTGGGTCGCTACTATCCCTCGCTTCTTGTCTATCAGCGCCAGCAGCGGCGCTGCCTCTTGTGCTACACGGTGATCGAACGTCTGCGATATCAGGGTAGGTATTCGCATTTTTGCCCAAAGTGCCAACGGAGGTTGTAG
- the rpmF gene encoding 50S ribosomal protein L32, producing the protein MAVPKRSTSKAKTRSRRASSWKLMAPAASLCPTCSSPKRPHYVCPSCGYYKGRQALEVEA; encoded by the coding sequence ATGGCGGTTCCTAAGCGATCTACGTCGAAGGCAAAGACGAGGAGTCGTAGAGCTTCCTCGTGGAAGCTGATGGCGCCAGCTGCCAGCCTTTGCCCAACCTGTTCGAGTCCTAAGCGACCGCACTATGTCTGCCCAAGCTGTGGTTACTATAAGGGTCGCCAAGCGCTCGAGGTAGAAGCGTAA
- a CDS encoding DUF177 domain-containing protein, whose protein sequence is MHDFEISVSNLLKGSDRAFDFVLQGSIPELFVTSSRIPDDALIRVDGRAEAVGEGVFVSLEVHTSYVGECVRCLGEVTGEVVGRSRELFAEGDDTEEHYGFRGETLDLRAAVSDLCVLGLPPVPLCRDDCKGLCQYCGADLNEGPCGCSGDSGDPRWAALDQL, encoded by the coding sequence GTGCATGATTTTGAGATCTCGGTTTCGAATCTGCTTAAAGGCAGTGATCGTGCCTTCGATTTCGTACTGCAGGGAAGTATTCCCGAACTCTTTGTTACCTCGTCACGGATCCCTGATGATGCATTGATTCGCGTCGATGGACGCGCCGAGGCGGTGGGAGAGGGCGTCTTTGTCTCACTCGAAGTCCATACGAGCTATGTGGGAGAGTGCGTGCGCTGCCTTGGAGAGGTGACTGGCGAGGTGGTCGGTCGGTCGCGAGAACTCTTCGCTGAGGGTGATGATACGGAAGAACACTACGGCTTTCGAGGAGAGACCCTTGATCTCCGGGCTGCGGTCAGCGATCTCTGTGTACTAGGCTTACCGCCGGTCCCACTCTGTCGAGACGATTGCAAGGGCCTGTGCCAGTACTGTGGGGCTGATCTTAACGAGGGACCCTGTGGATGTTCTGGCGATAGCGGTGACCCCCGCTGGGCTGCACTCGACCAGCTCTAG
- the plsX gene encoding phosphate acyltransferase PlsX: MNPVAVDLMGGDSGPAVIVEGVLEALDSTGGEIVVVGTEEACRPLVGDARVRVVHASEEILMSDDPATAPRRKRDASMVVGATLLKEQQVSALITFGNSGAAMATALVKVGRIRGVARPAITVELPVPGTTSTIMLDAGANTEVTPAWLHQFAVMGSVFCAARLNIDRPRVGLLSIGEEPGKGNSLVKETYQLLVDEPSINFLGNVEGRDIMSDRVDVVVTDGFTGNVVLKSLEGAAHLFAQAILAALSSGDDGVLDLALPKLLPLWNQMTPDDTGAAALLGVNGLFLIGHGASNTRAVASGIRNARQLAQADVVGTIRRLEGSTGE; the protein is encoded by the coding sequence GTGAATCCTGTTGCCGTCGACCTCATGGGGGGCGATAGCGGCCCAGCAGTGATCGTTGAAGGTGTCCTTGAGGCACTTGACTCCACTGGTGGCGAGATCGTCGTCGTCGGAACTGAAGAGGCATGCCGCCCGTTGGTAGGGGATGCTCGTGTGCGTGTGGTCCACGCGAGCGAGGAGATCCTCATGAGCGATGACCCAGCGACCGCACCTCGACGCAAACGAGATGCCTCCATGGTGGTTGGTGCCACTCTGCTCAAGGAACAGCAAGTGAGTGCCTTGATTACCTTTGGCAACTCCGGGGCTGCAATGGCAACCGCCCTGGTCAAGGTTGGGCGTATTCGCGGGGTGGCCCGCCCAGCGATTACGGTAGAGCTCCCGGTGCCGGGAACCACCTCCACGATCATGTTGGATGCGGGCGCCAACACCGAGGTCACACCAGCCTGGCTCCATCAATTCGCGGTCATGGGTTCGGTGTTCTGTGCAGCTCGTCTCAATATCGATCGACCCCGCGTCGGACTGCTCTCCATCGGCGAGGAGCCAGGGAAGGGCAACTCGTTGGTGAAGGAGACCTATCAACTCCTTGTCGATGAACCATCGATTAACTTTCTGGGTAACGTCGAGGGTCGGGATATCATGAGTGACCGAGTCGACGTTGTCGTCACCGATGGGTTTACTGGGAATGTTGTACTGAAGTCCCTAGAGGGTGCTGCGCACCTCTTCGCCCAAGCGATCCTCGCTGCCTTATCCTCGGGTGATGACGGGGTGCTCGATCTCGCACTACCCAAGTTGTTGCCGCTGTGGAACCAGATGACTCCCGATGACACGGGAGCCGCCGCATTGTTGGGTGTGAATGGATTATTTTTGATCGGTCACGGTGCCTCCAACACCCGTGCCGTCGCGAGTGGTATCCGCAATGCACGTCAACTCGCCCAGGCCGATGTGGTCGGGACGATTCGAAGATTAGAGGGGAGTACAGGTGAGTAA
- a CDS encoding RsmD family RNA methyltransferase produces the protein MRIVAGTLGGRKLKLRVPAGVRPTTERLREALFSILESMMSLEGTSWLDLFGGSGAVGFEAISRGASSVVYNDCNASLAQQVRGQALVLGITDQMRWYAMEALGCLDRLRDDAFTIVFLDPPYRYTGFEELGRRLPSARFVVVESTSEVTLGPRWKVCWWRRYGDTRLGLFEPVEHEGQEVR, from the coding sequence GTGAGAATTGTCGCAGGCACCTTAGGCGGGCGAAAGTTGAAGCTCCGTGTTCCCGCTGGGGTCCGTCCGACGACGGAGCGCTTACGGGAAGCACTGTTTTCCATTCTCGAGAGCATGATGTCCCTCGAGGGGACGAGCTGGCTAGACCTCTTCGGAGGATCAGGGGCTGTTGGCTTTGAGGCGATCTCGCGGGGTGCCTCCTCGGTCGTCTACAACGACTGCAATGCCAGTCTGGCACAGCAGGTACGTGGACAGGCGCTGGTCCTGGGTATCACTGATCAAATGCGTTGGTATGCGATGGAGGCCCTCGGGTGTCTCGATCGTCTGCGTGACGATGCGTTTACGATCGTTTTCCTCGATCCACCCTATCGCTACACAGGGTTTGAAGAGCTTGGCCGGAGGTTGCCATCTGCTCGGTTCGTAGTGGTAGAGTCTACTAGCGAGGTGACGCTTGGTCCACGTTGGAAGGTGTGCTGGTGGCGTCGTTACGGAGACACGCGTCTGGGGCTCTTTGAGCCAGTTGAGCATGAGGGGCAAGAGGTCCGATGA
- the rnc gene encoding ribonuclease III, whose translation MTVRRARNSQVRMLSLLPTDFVDDPLFAQALTHRSGASDTLDSNERLELLGDAVLELVVTDQLYHRFPQATEGRLTKLRAALVSRVALGELAKELGLGELLVVGQTDAKSANALSNALEAIVGAVYEAKGLDSARRFVGAVLEPLLAQASDDEILGDYKSHLYELLAQHRRGAPHYDVDWSGPDHERLFRVRLSVPDLGSFEGVGHSRKEAEQAACRAALEQLEVVGSFAYSASEEEAAEAASAQSNEEKGSLPGA comes from the coding sequence TTGACCGTCCGGCGTGCTCGGAATTCCCAAGTGAGGATGCTCTCACTACTGCCGACAGATTTTGTCGATGATCCGCTCTTTGCCCAGGCACTCACCCATCGATCGGGAGCTAGCGACACGCTCGATTCGAATGAACGACTGGAGCTGCTTGGCGATGCGGTTTTAGAGCTGGTAGTTACCGATCAGCTCTATCATCGTTTCCCCCAGGCCACCGAGGGGAGGTTGACAAAACTTCGGGCGGCACTCGTGAGTCGTGTCGCCCTTGGGGAGCTCGCCAAGGAGCTCGGTCTCGGAGAACTCTTAGTCGTCGGTCAGACGGATGCCAAGAGTGCTAACGCCCTCTCGAACGCCCTTGAGGCCATCGTCGGGGCGGTCTATGAGGCCAAGGGCCTCGATAGCGCGCGTCGTTTTGTGGGAGCTGTTCTTGAACCGTTGCTAGCCCAAGCCAGCGATGATGAGATCCTTGGTGACTATAAGTCGCATCTCTATGAACTGCTGGCGCAACACCGACGGGGCGCGCCCCACTATGACGTGGACTGGAGTGGCCCAGACCATGAGCGTCTCTTTCGTGTGCGTCTATCTGTCCCAGATCTTGGGAGTTTCGAGGGGGTCGGCCACTCCCGCAAGGAGGCTGAACAGGCTGCCTGTCGAGCGGCGCTCGAGCAGCTGGAGGTGGTTGGTTCGTTCGCCTACTCAGCCTCCGAGGAGGAGGCCGCAGAGGCCGCCAGTGCGCAATCCAATGAGGAAAAGGGGTCACTACCCGGTGCCTGA